Proteins co-encoded in one Coxiella burnetii genomic window:
- a CDS encoding CBU_1576 family Dot/Icm T4SS effector yields MRPEHKKPIQSVSNENATSNVTVDVEVHESASINIPEFTPTKKEVNEEPQPSTSAGGEEIETIQNKPKSQSINLSESTPTKKRVNEEPRPSTSADGEEIEIIQNTTKSESISLPVSAPKDINEEPQPSTSVSKEKKEVVVNLDVVQDAPLSSTNSSEFIRSYGTINEGAGTSQNAAEKPTEIVLDVSHLIEQLRAALTPSTTRQYDADSYFKIVSILMSLSLSVGPALLSLGLSLQDDNLPSGPTRWVFAVLCGLFSSVQSGMVSHMTFEHYLSQLKFLIHTLKKRELSQNRLEEGIEAPANVNIYKKLLKKSPSFFVYSLYEASKWIALYFASALPTSLAEQVSYLKNSAFKYYLRASTMIVGYTALENFLTTATALLPSLNNKHILNGEKRRFRDAVITILKQNCHDAQDKNTEAAQRLFKLISNQSTAIEPHKILEDLFENSRGNPIFLQDTSSYLQWALTLVFLTVYVGSSSGDYRAAVQDPDNTDAEIIPSILGDITFASLVAQIAAGNLISAFYNRFLIFCRHEWPSLLINSGCTLLTIFTVPGPMAVSVHEKMPFFITYGLTPLGTMLDYTIFSSELSQDIYLRYKFRSGGESYRHQRAVIETFYQHFQEKLEQLSLEEFIQWIKISLEKSPDLFKGYEAYLYKVLPWAKEGNLTPSQILDILNDKPSEAMKTINAAGHLGLKHKSEKLFIAAMAALVSGATFIPENNLFFRIILDHVFPATSITLGLTFNFCLFPKRIPEEKQPLLPIVQNNEENNSPQESNPSCWSKTISFFKYVMLLTVPSLVGAVTKKVAHFALQDIFNNDQVEENSEIIGHAATTATSFVVVYSMKH; encoded by the coding sequence ATGCGTCCAGAACATAAAAAACCAATCCAATCTGTTAGTAATGAAAATGCCACTTCGAACGTGACAGTCGACGTGGAAGTTCATGAATCAGCCTCAATAAATATACCGGAGTTTACTCCTACTAAAAAAGAGGTTAACGAAGAACCGCAGCCTTCCACATCGGCTGGTGGAGAGGAAATAGAAACTATTCAAAATAAGCCTAAATCGCAATCAATAAACTTATCTGAGTCTACTCCTACTAAAAAAAGGGTTAACGAAGAACCCCGGCCTTCCACATCGGCTGACGGAGAAGAAATAGAAATTATTCAAAATACGACTAAATCGGAATCAATAAGTCTGCCTGTGTCTGCTCCTAAAGATATTAACGAAGAACCGCAGCCTTCCACGTCGGTCTCGAAAGAGAAAAAAGAAGTTGTTGTTAATCTTGATGTCGTCCAAGACGCACCTCTTTCATCGACGAATTCATCGGAATTTATTCGTTCTTATGGAACAATTAATGAGGGGGCAGGGACTTCACAAAATGCAGCAGAAAAACCAACGGAAATTGTTTTAGACGTTTCTCACCTTATTGAACAGCTTCGTGCAGCATTAACACCTTCAACCACGCGCCAATACGATGCTGACAGTTATTTTAAAATCGTCAGTATATTGATGAGTCTTTCTTTAAGTGTGGGTCCTGCTTTGCTTTCTTTGGGGCTTTCTCTTCAAGATGATAATTTGCCTTCGGGTCCGACACGATGGGTTTTCGCTGTTCTATGTGGCCTCTTTAGTAGCGTGCAATCGGGTATGGTTTCACACATGACATTCGAACATTATCTCAGCCAACTCAAATTTCTTATTCACACGCTAAAGAAACGTGAACTTTCTCAAAATAGATTAGAAGAAGGAATTGAAGCGCCCGCCAACGTAAACATTTATAAAAAACTATTAAAAAAATCTCCTTCCTTTTTTGTTTATAGCTTATATGAAGCATCAAAATGGATAGCACTCTATTTTGCTTCTGCATTGCCGACCTCGTTAGCTGAACAAGTTTCTTATTTAAAGAATAGTGCTTTCAAGTACTATCTTCGTGCTAGCACAATGATCGTAGGGTATACTGCACTTGAAAATTTTCTAACGACTGCTACCGCGTTGTTGCCCTCGCTTAATAATAAACATATTCTAAATGGGGAAAAGCGCAGGTTCCGGGATGCAGTGATAACTATCTTAAAACAAAATTGCCACGACGCGCAGGATAAAAATACCGAAGCCGCTCAACGTCTTTTTAAGTTAATTTCGAATCAGTCTACTGCGATCGAACCTCATAAAATTTTAGAAGACTTATTCGAAAATAGTCGTGGAAATCCTATCTTTTTACAAGATACTTCCTCCTATCTTCAGTGGGCTTTAACACTAGTATTTCTAACCGTTTATGTTGGCTCAAGCTCTGGTGATTACCGCGCCGCCGTGCAAGACCCCGACAATACGGATGCAGAGATAATACCTTCAATTTTAGGAGATATTACCTTTGCCTCTTTAGTAGCTCAAATTGCTGCGGGTAATCTTATTTCCGCATTCTATAATCGTTTTCTCATTTTCTGTCGACACGAATGGCCTTCTTTACTTATTAATTCAGGTTGCACTTTACTGACTATCTTCACCGTTCCAGGCCCAATGGCAGTCAGCGTTCATGAGAAAATGCCATTCTTCATAACATACGGATTGACGCCTTTAGGCACGATGCTGGACTATACAATTTTTTCCTCTGAGCTTTCGCAGGACATTTATCTCCGATACAAATTCCGATCAGGGGGTGAAAGTTACAGACACCAACGCGCTGTCATCGAAACTTTTTATCAACATTTTCAAGAGAAACTTGAGCAATTATCCCTTGAGGAATTCATCCAATGGATCAAAATTTCTTTAGAAAAATCCCCCGATTTATTTAAAGGGTACGAGGCCTATTTATATAAAGTCCTGCCCTGGGCAAAAGAGGGAAACTTAACACCCTCTCAAATTCTCGATATTCTGAATGACAAACCCTCCGAAGCGATGAAAACGATCAACGCTGCGGGTCATTTGGGATTAAAGCACAAAAGCGAAAAATTATTTATCGCTGCTATGGCTGCACTGGTTAGTGGAGCTACTTTTATACCGGAAAATAATCTTTTCTTCCGAATTATATTGGATCATGTTTTCCCGGCGACTTCCATTACACTAGGACTAACGTTTAATTTTTGCTTGTTTCCAAAAAGAATTCCTGAAGAGAAACAACCGCTCTTGCCAATAGTTCAAAATAATGAGGAAAATAATTCTCCACAAGAAAGCAATCCCTCTTGCTGGAGTAAAACTATTTCATTTTTTAAGTACGTAATGCTTTTAACGGTACCATCGCTCGTTGGAGCGGTCACGAAAAAAGTAGCTCATTTTGCGTTGCAAGACATTTTCAACAATGATCAGGTAGAAGAAAACAGCGAAATCATCGGGCACGCCGCGACTACCGCCACTAGCTTTGTTGTGGTGTATTCGATGAAACATTAG
- a CDS encoding L,D-transpeptidase family protein, whose protein sequence is MKYFRLFFLCILTFFLNSTFALRLSLPPSGNDLVGQIQFASVREGETFATIAERYDIGYYQLVEANPEVDPNQLQPGTVLIIPTQYLLPPVPKEGIVINLAAMRLYYFPKGKNYFYTYPVGIGRFNWSTPLGKLHIIQKIKNPVWVVPDSILRYRQENGDPVPKMMPSGPENPLGYYALRLSQPTYLIHGTNDPSSVGRRSSAGCIHLYPEDIKALFGMVSVDTPVLIINQPYVVGQNDGKLYLEAHLPLKEDHKELFANLSGVVETLINDHLKSAPEEPRINLEKATEIVKEHIGLPALVSFSNVSSNTPQQS, encoded by the coding sequence ATGAAATATTTTCGTCTTTTTTTTCTATGTATTTTGACTTTTTTTCTCAATTCAACTTTTGCCCTTCGTCTGTCGTTGCCCCCTTCAGGTAATGATTTAGTTGGGCAGATTCAATTCGCTTCTGTTCGTGAGGGTGAAACATTTGCAACGATTGCAGAGCGCTACGATATAGGTTATTACCAATTAGTGGAAGCTAACCCCGAAGTGGACCCTAATCAACTTCAACCCGGAACTGTTTTAATTATACCGACGCAATATTTATTGCCCCCCGTTCCGAAAGAAGGGATTGTCATTAATTTGGCTGCTATGCGGCTTTATTATTTTCCCAAAGGGAAAAACTATTTTTACACTTATCCGGTGGGGATTGGACGGTTTAATTGGTCCACACCACTTGGGAAGCTGCATATTATTCAAAAAATCAAAAATCCCGTTTGGGTAGTTCCCGATAGCATTCTCCGTTATCGTCAAGAAAATGGCGATCCAGTGCCCAAAATGATGCCCTCGGGGCCCGAGAATCCATTAGGCTATTACGCTTTGCGGTTGTCTCAGCCGACTTATCTTATTCATGGCACCAACGATCCCAGCAGCGTGGGTCGCCGCAGTAGCGCGGGTTGTATTCATTTATATCCGGAAGACATTAAAGCACTATTTGGAATGGTTTCTGTCGATACGCCGGTACTCATCATTAATCAACCCTACGTGGTAGGGCAAAACGACGGAAAATTATACCTTGAAGCGCACCTTCCCTTGAAAGAAGACCACAAGGAATTATTTGCTAATCTTTCCGGAGTTGTGGAAACCCTTATTAATGACCATTTAAAAAGTGCTCCCGAAGAACCTCGAATCAATTTAGAAAAAGCCACTGAAATTGTGAAAGAACATATAGGCCTTCCTGCATTAGTGAGCTTTTCTAATGTTTCATCGAATACACCACAACAAAGCTAG
- a CDS encoding YihY family inner membrane protein: MTIYRFFKRSAFTLAYIYRRFHEEGCAYRATALAYTTLLALVPLTIVAFTLLSFVPAFQGVGVRLQNLIWENFVPTSAGMVAAYLSQLTQNVTGLSIINIFFLGIVALLLMYNINRAFVAIWHTEHHFRLSLHFLIYFMVLLLSPFLLGAVMLLGTFLVQSPLVTDLIGWPYLGKGLLFVLPYVLIFITFTLFNWVLPSAKVKLSHAVIGGLVTTVLFELAKFAFTVYLKFFPTYRVIYGALSVIPIFLVWLYVSWTIILLGAVVSNVIACGIPEKYK; this comes from the coding sequence ATGACAATCTATCGATTCTTCAAAAGGAGCGCATTTACTCTCGCCTATATTTACCGCCGTTTTCATGAAGAGGGGTGCGCTTATCGCGCTACGGCACTCGCTTATACAACCTTACTTGCCCTTGTGCCTCTCACTATCGTCGCCTTCACTCTGCTTTCTTTTGTGCCTGCTTTCCAAGGGGTCGGGGTGCGTTTGCAAAATTTGATCTGGGAAAACTTTGTGCCGACTTCTGCTGGCATGGTGGCTGCTTATTTGAGTCAACTGACACAAAATGTCACGGGCCTATCGATTATAAATATTTTCTTTTTAGGCATTGTGGCGCTTTTGTTAATGTACAATATTAATCGAGCCTTCGTAGCAATATGGCATACCGAGCATCATTTTCGGTTGTCCTTGCATTTTTTGATTTATTTTATGGTGTTATTGCTGTCGCCATTTTTATTAGGCGCAGTTATGTTGCTGGGAACCTTCCTGGTTCAATCTCCTTTAGTTACGGACCTTATTGGATGGCCCTATTTGGGAAAGGGGCTTTTATTTGTCTTGCCATATGTGCTAATCTTTATCACATTTACATTATTTAATTGGGTGCTTCCGTCAGCTAAAGTTAAATTATCACACGCTGTGATCGGGGGATTGGTGACAACGGTATTGTTTGAATTAGCGAAATTTGCTTTCACCGTGTATTTAAAATTTTTCCCCACTTACCGTGTGATATATGGAGCTTTGTCAGTTATACCTATTTTTTTGGTGTGGCTCTATGTTTCTTGGACGATTATCCTGTTAGGGGCGGTAGTGAGTAACGTAATAGCCTGCGGAATACCTGAAAAATATAAATAA
- the wrbA gene encoding NAD(P)H:quinone oxidoreductase: MPFILVLYYSRYGATAEMAEQVARGVERVNKIEARIRTVPSVSPKTEATEPDVPKDGPPYVTHDDLKNCVGLALGSPTRFGNMAAPLKYFLDTTSALWQSGSLIGKPAGFFTSTASLHGGQETTLLSMMMPLIHHGAIIVGVPYSETELFTTTAGGTPYGPSHMAGADSNWPLTQTEKNLCQALGKRLAEISLKLKA, from the coding sequence ATGCCATTTATTTTAGTCCTATACTACAGCCGCTATGGCGCCACCGCAGAAATGGCAGAACAAGTCGCCCGCGGGGTGGAGCGTGTGAACAAGATAGAAGCGCGTATCCGCACCGTGCCCTCGGTGTCGCCTAAGACAGAAGCGACAGAACCGGATGTTCCCAAAGACGGTCCTCCTTACGTTACTCACGACGATTTAAAGAATTGCGTAGGCCTTGCATTAGGTAGCCCGACACGATTTGGTAACATGGCGGCGCCATTAAAGTATTTCTTAGACACCACCAGCGCCTTATGGCAATCTGGCTCATTAATCGGCAAACCCGCCGGCTTTTTTACTTCCACGGCGAGTTTGCATGGCGGGCAAGAAACTACACTGCTTAGCATGATGATGCCGTTAATCCACCACGGGGCCATTATTGTCGGTGTTCCGTATAGTGAAACGGAATTATTTACAACCACCGCCGGCGGCACGCCTTACGGTCCTAGTCACATGGCAGGGGCCGATAGCAATTGGCCGCTGACTCAAACGGAAAAAAATTTGTGTCAAGCATTAGGGAAACGGTTAGCGGAGATTTCATTAAAATTAAAAGCATGA
- the zapE gene encoding cell division protein ZapE, translating to MTPLEYYQQQVEFGFIQKDPQQKEVIDQLQHIYTELLKQENARTRFLNKFLHTLVISKPVKGLYLWGSVGVGKTFLLDTFYHCLPLKKMRLHFHQFMARIHRELTHLQGIKNPLDIIAKKLSRETNVICFDEFFVDNVADAMLLGGLLSALFKYGICFIATSNFKPEDLYKEGLQREQFIPAIKLIKQHTQVFHLTSHYDYRLRYSPQTEVYFTPLDEQAEINMEKSFQHFSNYQPATHTAIELFHRIIPIRKQAGNVIWFEFIDLCGIPRSVKDFLELSQKYKTVLISNVPVLRTDQKNLITSFIKLIDVFYDAKIRLIISTQAPIEELYPEGPLRFEFARTQSRLTEMQRIDWGTDKSQPFQF from the coding sequence ATGACCCCCTTAGAATATTACCAACAACAAGTCGAATTCGGTTTTATCCAAAAAGATCCTCAGCAAAAAGAAGTCATCGACCAGCTTCAACATATCTATACCGAATTGCTTAAGCAAGAAAACGCGCGCACTCGCTTTCTAAATAAATTCCTTCACACTTTAGTTATTTCAAAACCTGTTAAAGGTCTCTATTTATGGGGTAGCGTTGGCGTTGGCAAAACATTTTTGCTCGATACTTTTTATCATTGCCTCCCACTTAAAAAAATGCGCTTGCATTTTCATCAATTCATGGCTCGAATTCATCGTGAGTTAACCCATCTACAAGGTATCAAAAATCCCTTGGACATCATTGCTAAAAAACTTAGCCGAGAAACTAATGTAATTTGCTTCGATGAATTTTTTGTGGACAATGTGGCTGATGCTATGCTTTTAGGAGGTTTATTAAGTGCGCTTTTTAAGTATGGTATTTGTTTTATTGCCACCTCAAACTTTAAACCAGAAGATCTTTATAAAGAAGGATTGCAACGCGAACAATTCATTCCTGCTATTAAATTAATTAAACAGCACACGCAAGTTTTTCATTTAACCTCCCACTATGATTATCGCTTAAGATATTCACCACAAACGGAAGTTTATTTCACGCCATTAGACGAACAAGCGGAAATAAATATGGAAAAAAGTTTTCAGCATTTTTCAAATTACCAACCAGCCACTCATACGGCTATTGAATTATTCCACCGAATCATTCCCATTCGCAAACAGGCCGGTAATGTCATTTGGTTTGAATTTATAGACCTTTGTGGAATACCACGTTCTGTTAAGGATTTTTTAGAACTTTCCCAAAAATACAAAACGGTTTTAATAAGCAACGTACCTGTTTTACGAACTGACCAAAAGAATTTAATTACCTCCTTCATTAAATTAATTGACGTTTTCTATGACGCAAAAATCCGTTTAATTATTTCAACCCAAGCGCCCATTGAAGAACTTTATCCAGAAGGACCCCTTCGCTTTGAATTCGCCCGCACTCAATCCCGATTAACCGAAATGCAACGCATTGACTGGGGAACTGACAAGTCACAGCCATTTCAATTTTAG
- the mnhG gene encoding monovalent cation/H(+) antiporter subunit G: MIKEWLTIFFVFVGTLFIFIASVGILRMPDLLTRMHAATKAGSLGVGLVLGGVAIYFGTWTVTIEAVVIVWFIVMTAPIASHLIARASYFDNIKLTKATFIDELQPHYDQRTYRLKSALEERRKRS; the protein is encoded by the coding sequence ATGATTAAAGAATGGCTTACTATTTTTTTTGTTTTTGTAGGCACTTTATTTATTTTTATTGCTTCTGTTGGGATTTTGCGCATGCCCGATTTGCTTACCCGCATGCATGCGGCAACTAAGGCAGGGTCTTTGGGCGTCGGTTTAGTTTTGGGCGGTGTTGCTATTTATTTTGGTACATGGACGGTAACAATTGAAGCAGTAGTGATTGTTTGGTTTATTGTGATGACCGCCCCTATTGCGTCGCATTTGATAGCGCGTGCCTCTTATTTTGATAATATCAAATTGACGAAGGCAACGTTTATTGACGAATTACAACCTCATTACGACCAGCGTACCTATCGACTGAAGAGCGCATTGGAGGAACGAAGGAAGCGGAGCTGA
- a CDS encoding monovalent cation/H+ antiporter complex subunit F → MTIFGVSIFYVPLVILCLAVVACFTRMVIGPALSDRVIALDLTASLLISIIAVYSLISKQAVYIDVVIALALIVFLGTVAFAQYIEWQRYKKIKKEKRDD, encoded by the coding sequence GTGACAATTTTTGGGGTTTCAATTTTTTATGTGCCGCTGGTGATTTTGTGTCTTGCGGTAGTGGCGTGTTTTACACGGATGGTTATTGGCCCCGCCTTATCGGATCGCGTTATTGCGCTTGATTTAACCGCAAGCCTTTTAATTTCGATTATTGCTGTTTACAGCCTTATTTCTAAGCAGGCTGTTTATATCGATGTGGTGATTGCATTAGCTTTGATTGTTTTTTTGGGAACGGTGGCTTTTGCACAATATATCGAATGGCAGCGTTATAAAAAAATAAAAAAAGAGAAAAGAGATGATTAA
- a CDS encoding Na+/H+ antiporter subunit E, which produces MSRILRYPYKAYLIIKFILFLLWEILIANFRVAHEVLTPHFRARPGVLAIPLDCRTPVEITLFANIISLTPGTLTLDISEDQKTLYVHAMFIDDVDQLKAEIKHKFEKPIMEILA; this is translated from the coding sequence ATGAGTAGAATACTTCGTTATCCTTATAAGGCCTATTTAATCATAAAATTTATCTTATTTTTGTTATGGGAAATCTTAATTGCTAATTTTCGAGTGGCGCACGAAGTTCTGACGCCACACTTTCGTGCAAGGCCGGGTGTTCTCGCCATCCCCCTTGATTGCCGAACGCCGGTTGAAATAACTTTATTCGCAAATATTATTTCCCTTACGCCAGGCACTTTAACCCTGGATATTTCTGAAGATCAAAAGACTTTATATGTCCACGCGATGTTTATTGATGACGTTGATCAATTAAAAGCGGAAATTAAACACAAGTTTGAAAAACCGATCATGGAGATTTTAGCGTGA